DNA from Williamwhitmania sp.:
GTGCATTAGGTCCAGTGAAGCCGTATGTCTTATTTAGAATCATAATGACTCCGCCAACGGTGGCAGCCGATACCAGCGTGCCTAAGAATTTCCAACGTTGCTGGGTCGAAGGTGTAGAGCCTAGCCAGTATCCAATTTTGAGGTCGGTAATAAAACCTCCGGCCATGGAAAGCGCGGTGCAAACTACACCACCAATAATTAAGGCAGCAACCATCCCCGAAGTACCGGTAAGTCCCACTGCAACCATTATCAACGATGCCAAAATAAGTGTCATAAGGGTCATACCCGAAACAGGGTTGGTGCCCACAATGGCGATGGCGTTTGCTGCAACAGTTGTAAAGAGAAATGCAATAATGGCAACCACTAACAGGCCAACCACTGCATAGGTTAGGTTGTGAACAACGCCAAGTTGGAAAAAGAGGAATACCAGTGCAAGTGCAATTCCAAGCCCAATGGCAATGAACTTCATAGATAGGTCGCGCTGAGTCCGCTTTTGAGCTACATCAACCTTATGCTTGCCCGTAATCTCCTTGGCAGCCAATCCGAAGGCACTCTTAATAATGTGAGAGGAGCGGATGATGCCAATAATACCTGCCATGGCAATACCGCCTATACCGATGTGACGAGCGTATGTTGTGAAAATTAATTCAGGAGACATCTGACCCACCATCATTGTGGTGTGCCCAGTAAAATCGATAACCTGATGACCAAAGAAAACAGACATTAACGGAATGATGATAAACCAAACGAACATCGAGCCAATGGCGATAATTGCTGCATATTGCAAGCCAACAATATAGCCAAGACCAAGCAGGGCAGCGCCGATATTCAGTTTAAACACCACCTTCGCTTTGTCGGCAATGGCTTCGCCAAAGGGAATTACCCGTGAGGTGAAGTTCTCATTCCACCAACCAAATGTGGCCACTATAAAGTCATATGCACCACCAATTAATCCGCTAATAAGTAGAAACTTAGCTTGGTTTCCGCCCTTCTCTCCTGAAACCAACACCTGTGTTGTGGCAGTGGCCTCGGGGAATGGATATTTGCCGTGCATATCGGAAACGAAATACTTACGAAAGGGAATAAGGAACAGAATTCCGAGAATGCCGCCAAGAAGCGAGGAAAGGAATACCTGCATGAAGCTAACAGTTATCTCCGGATATTTAGCTTGCAAAATGTAGAGAGCCGGCAGCGTAAAAATGGCACCAGCAACAATAACACCCGAACTTGCTCCGATGGACTGAATAATAACATTCTGCCCAAGCGCATTCTTCATCTTGCTCAAACTTGAGGCACCTACGGCCATGATGGCAATGGGAATTGCCGCTTCAAAAACCTGTCCAACCTTTAGCCCTAAGTAGGCTGCCGCTGCTGAGAATATTACTGCCATAAGCACCCCCATCATTACAGAGTAAGGGGTTGCCTCCAGCACCTTTTTATCTGGAGACATAATTGGCGAATAGCTTTCACCCGGTTTTAGCTCCCGATGTGCATTTTCCGGAAGCCCCTTTGGTTTTTCGATCTGTTCCATTAGGTAAACAATTTGTTGTTAGTTTAAGGGTTGATTCTATTTTGCTTGTATTGTTAATCAGATTGCATCAAGCGAGGAGGGTTTAAATGAATTATTCAACCTCCATACTTTTGCATGTTCTTTTCTAGAGATTAGAATAGGAAATTGACCTCGCCCTTCAGGAATTCAATTGATGGCGTTACCGGATTAACTTCGCGCTCTACCAGTTTGGTAAGAATTTTACGCGAGAGAATTATTCCAGGACTTGCTGGCGATATGTCCTCCATGGCTAAGTTGACAATTCCGATCAGGTTGCTTTTAGCGTTTTTAACCGATTCCCAAGCTTGAGGGCTCACGTAGAGCTGCTGCGAAAGGTTGTGCTCAAACTCCGTTCTTATGGCGGTTATGAGTGCCTCCTGTAGCTCTCCGGACTTCATGTCGGGTCGGGTAATTCGAACGATAAGATTATCCGGGGAAATTCTCTCAAGAAACAGGATTAAGCGCTCGTAAGCTCTTAGCCGGATAGGAATAATAATTTTTTGGTTGTTAACCATCAACTCCTGTTTTCGTCTATTCTCCTCACTTT
Protein-coding regions in this window:
- a CDS encoding oligopeptide transporter, OPT family, translating into MEQIEKPKGLPENAHRELKPGESYSPIMSPDKKVLEATPYSVMMGVLMAVIFSAAAAYLGLKVGQVFEAAIPIAIMAVGASSLSKMKNALGQNVIIQSIGASSGVIVAGAIFTLPALYILQAKYPEITVSFMQVFLSSLLGGILGILFLIPFRKYFVSDMHGKYPFPEATATTQVLVSGEKGGNQAKFLLISGLIGGAYDFIVATFGWWNENFTSRVIPFGEAIADKAKVVFKLNIGAALLGLGYIVGLQYAAIIAIGSMFVWFIIIPLMSVFFGHQVIDFTGHTTMMVGQMSPELIFTTYARHIGIGGIAMAGIIGIIRSSHIIKSAFGLAAKEITGKHKVDVAQKRTQRDLSMKFIAIGLGIALALVFLFFQLGVVHNLTYAVVGLLVVAIIAFLFTTVAANAIAIVGTNPVSGMTLMTLILASLIMVAVGLTGTSGMVAALIIGGVVCTALSMAGGFITDLKIGYWLGSTPSTQQRWKFLGTLVSAATVGGVIMILNKTYGFTGPNALVAPQANAMAAVIEPLMSGQAAPWILYGFGAALSIVLTLLRIPALAFALGMFIPLELNTPLLVGGAIAWFVKSRSKDKKLNTARHEKGTLLASGFIAGGALMGVVAAIIKFYQSTQIDKEIAALGTGASSEAIQHIKEGHTFINAAWADSNAAVWLGGFMLILISYYLIRSSLKAKPEVE